A window of Rhododendron vialii isolate Sample 1 chromosome 11a, ASM3025357v1 contains these coding sequences:
- the LOC131307560 gene encoding uncharacterized protein LOC131307560: MESSNGKVMVMKERKRIEMPFTLKVGQVFTGFGIGCGLGIGVGRPLNLGAIPVLNQVMGATRGATDVFSGVGRHVNDSLRKLGAKNIEVGIGCGVGFGHGFGVGLAVKPGVVKQIQSSLVQAVTKMMMKFGIAPNLSLDQGLIPASLQSSIMPSNQNPVGSIMQLATQAPDHTSQSFPTGGNLSAGSFETFASKKPPLKSSYGSRTEEVIGSFLRNPLLKDEGSELNELDGHLRSENSVLQMLLKHQQVIEDLMKENEKLRRILVEDLNIPPSKLQASYSSRTSPCADCFECRRKQRRK, from the exons ATGGAGAGCAGTAATGGTAAAGTAATGGTtatgaaagagagaaagagaatagAGATGCCATTTACTTTGAAGGTGGGTCAAGTGTTTACGGGGTTTGGAATCGGCTGTGGTCTTGGTATCGGCGTTGGCCGCCCTTTAAATTTAG GTGCAATACCTGTGTTGAACCAAGTCATGGGTGCAACCAGAGGTGCAACAGATGTATTTTCTGGTGTTGGTAGACATGTTAACGACTCT TTAAGGAAGCTGGGAGCAAAGAACATTGAAGTGGGCATTGGCTGTGGAGTTGGTTTTGGGCATGGTTTTGGAGTTG GTCTTGCCGTGAAGCCTGGGGTGGTGAAGCAGATCCAATCTTCTCTTGTA CAAGCAGTGACAAAGATGATGATGAAGTTTGGAATCGCTCCTAATTTATCCCTTGATCAAGGCCTCATTCCAGCGTCTCTGCAAAGTAGCATAATGCCCTCCAATCAAAATCCTGTGGGAAGTATCATGCAGTTGGCAACACAAGCACCCGACCACACATCTCAAAGCTTCCCCACAGGTGGAAACTTGAGTGCAGGttcttttgaaacttttgcatCAAAAAAGCCTCCACTAAAGTCATCATATGGTAGTCGGACGGAGGAGGTTATTGGTAGTTTTCTGCGGAATCCGCTACTCAAAGATGAGGGCAGCGAACTTAATGAGCTG GATGGGCATCTGCGGTCAGAAAACAGCGTGCTTCAGATG TTGTTGAAACACCAGCAAGTGATCGAGGATCTTATGAAGGAAAACGAGAAGCTTCGACGGATATTGGTTGAAGACCTTAATATTCCTCCCAGCAAACTACAAGCCAGCTATTCAAGCAGGACATCTCCGTGCGCTGATTGTTTTGAGTGCCGtcgaaaacaaagaagaaagtaa